The Spirosoma foliorum genome has a window encoding:
- the hisA gene encoding 1-(5-phosphoribosyl)-5-[(5-phosphoribosylamino)methylideneamino]imidazole-4-carboxamide isomerase: protein MYIIPAIDIIEGKAVRLTQGDYNQKKEYNARPLEVAKQFEDAGLTRLHLVDLDGAKEKRVINWKVLELIASKTNLHVDFGGGVQSDDDLRMVFECGAKQVTGGSIAVKQPDVLERWLSQYGPDKIILGADAKNEKIAVSGWEEGTEVWIYDFLEKWTEKGVKYVISTDVAKDGLLQGPSFDLYRNMQDQFPDLNIIASGGVSNMDDIEMLADMDVFGVIVGKAIYEGRVTLKELQQFNEQ, encoded by the coding sequence ATGTATATCATACCCGCAATTGACATTATCGAAGGCAAAGCCGTCCGCTTAACGCAGGGCGACTACAACCAGAAAAAAGAATACAACGCCCGGCCACTGGAAGTGGCGAAACAATTTGAAGATGCTGGCCTGACGCGTCTGCATCTGGTTGATCTTGACGGCGCAAAAGAAAAGCGCGTGATCAACTGGAAGGTGCTGGAATTGATTGCATCCAAAACCAACCTGCATGTTGATTTTGGCGGAGGGGTTCAATCGGACGATGATTTACGAATGGTGTTCGAATGTGGCGCTAAACAGGTAACGGGTGGAAGCATTGCCGTAAAGCAACCCGATGTATTGGAACGATGGCTTTCCCAATATGGCCCCGATAAAATTATTCTGGGTGCCGATGCCAAAAACGAGAAAATCGCGGTAAGTGGCTGGGAAGAAGGCACCGAAGTCTGGATATACGACTTTCTGGAAAAGTGGACCGAGAAAGGCGTAAAATATGTAATCAGCACCGATGTGGCTAAAGACGGTCTGTTGCAAGGGCCTTCATTCGACTTATATCGCAACATGCAGGACCAATTTCCCGATCTGAACATCATTGCCAGCGGGGGCGTCAGTAACATGGACGATATCGAAATGTTGGCCGATATGGACGTTTTCGGTGTTATCGTTGGCAAGGCGATTTATGAGGGGCGTGTGACGCTGAAGGAGTTACAACAATTCAATGAGCAATGA
- a CDS encoding GNAT family N-acetyltransferase, translating into MNQEYTISTDKTKLDLEVIHRFLSEEAYWSLNIPLEIVQRSIENSLCFGVYQGENQVGFARVVTDMATFGYLADVFILPEHRGQGLSKKLVAFIMDYPSLQGLRRIMLVTRDAHGLYKQFGFQPIDTPENTMSIKAFTAY; encoded by the coding sequence ATGAATCAGGAATACACCATCAGTACTGATAAAACCAAACTTGATCTGGAGGTCATTCACCGCTTTCTGAGCGAGGAAGCTTATTGGAGTCTCAATATTCCGCTTGAGATTGTCCAGCGTTCTATTGAGAACTCGCTTTGTTTTGGCGTTTACCAGGGTGAAAATCAAGTCGGTTTTGCGCGGGTAGTTACGGATATGGCTACGTTCGGGTATTTGGCTGATGTATTTATTCTGCCCGAACATCGGGGCCAGGGTTTATCCAAAAAACTTGTGGCGTTCATCATGGATTATCCATCTTTACAAGGCTTGCGTCGTATCATGCTGGTTACGCGGGATGCTCACGGATTGTACAAGCAATTTGGTTTCCAGCCAATTGATACTCCTGAAAATACTATGTCTATTAAAGCTTTTACTGCTTACTGA
- the hisF gene encoding imidazole glycerol phosphate synthase subunit HisF, which translates to MLTKRIIPCLDIKDGRTVKGTNFVNLRDAGDPVALAAIYAEQGADELVFLDITATVDGRKTLIELVRNVAHTINIPFTVGGGISSVADVSALLNAGADKISINSSAVRNPDLVNELALEFGSQCIVVAIDTRYVNDEHIVHTHGGRKPTELRTIAWAKEVEDRGAGEILLTSMDTDGTKAGFALELTAQISGAANIPVIASGGAGSMEHFVNVFTTGKADAGLAASIFHFKEIEIPALKGYLREKGIEMRL; encoded by the coding sequence ATGCTTACAAAACGAATCATTCCCTGCCTTGATATAAAAGATGGTCGTACCGTAAAAGGAACCAATTTTGTCAACCTGCGCGACGCTGGTGATCCAGTTGCCCTTGCCGCCATCTATGCTGAACAAGGGGCCGATGAACTGGTTTTTCTAGATATTACGGCTACTGTAGATGGACGCAAAACGCTAATCGAACTGGTTCGGAATGTAGCGCACACGATTAACATTCCATTTACTGTCGGCGGTGGAATATCGTCTGTAGCTGACGTATCTGCCCTACTTAATGCTGGTGCCGACAAAATTTCCATTAATTCCTCGGCCGTACGAAATCCAGATCTGGTCAACGAACTGGCTTTGGAATTTGGTAGTCAATGCATCGTAGTAGCCATTGATACGCGCTATGTAAATGACGAACACATCGTTCACACGCATGGTGGACGTAAGCCTACCGAACTTCGTACTATTGCCTGGGCGAAAGAAGTGGAAGACCGGGGCGCGGGTGAAATTCTGCTCACCTCAATGGATACAGATGGCACGAAGGCTGGCTTTGCACTTGAGCTAACGGCACAAATTTCGGGAGCCGCTAATATTCCGGTCATTGCCTCGGGTGGGGCCGGTTCAATGGAACATTTTGTCAATGTGTTTACAACCGGAAAAGCAGATGCGGGATTAGCTGCCAGTATCTTCCACTTCAAGGAAATCGAAATTCCTGCGCTGAAAGGATACCTGCGCGAGAAGGGAATTGAAATGCGCCTGTAA
- a CDS encoding outer membrane beta-barrel protein, which yields MKKVAGLSLILIILTISHGWAQSTSPALYQMRTKESNVTERRFRKILGDNYDGQDKNRKEYDDDRKRRRRKQSQSTDNSSENNGFGSGPNYAWVSHLIEMSIRFAPSLDLNTAQGAGTYAGFRSNGAGVRMSVGPSLDYFFFKDRYAFSSGLWYTIKRSGFQMPGTFGSSVWNPGAPEKESVYNLQYLQIPATVKMFANNIAPDMRLYIQTGGLFSIKLAEKALDEARNGLYTAESGGSRRQYGFGDVELLLGAGIQYKINQNNAFNLGMSYQRGLINVARDNNLISKNRVVSLELGFKF from the coding sequence ATGAAAAAAGTTGCAGGGTTAAGTTTGATTTTGATCATCCTGACAATCAGCCATGGTTGGGCTCAGTCAACATCGCCCGCATTATACCAGATGCGCACTAAAGAATCAAACGTTACGGAACGACGATTTCGTAAAATTCTGGGTGATAATTACGATGGGCAAGATAAGAATCGTAAGGAGTACGACGATGATCGAAAACGCCGTCGTCGTAAGCAAAGTCAGTCTACAGATAACTCATCGGAGAATAATGGTTTTGGCTCAGGCCCCAATTATGCGTGGGTGAGTCACCTGATCGAAATGAGTATCCGATTTGCTCCTTCGCTCGACCTGAACACAGCTCAGGGGGCAGGAACTTATGCAGGTTTTCGTAGCAACGGTGCAGGCGTTCGGATGAGCGTTGGCCCATCGCTCGATTATTTTTTCTTCAAAGACCGCTACGCGTTTAGTTCGGGGCTTTGGTACACCATCAAACGATCTGGCTTTCAAATGCCTGGCACATTTGGTTCAAGTGTATGGAATCCGGGCGCACCCGAAAAAGAGTCGGTCTATAATTTGCAGTATCTACAAATTCCAGCCACGGTAAAAATGTTTGCCAATAACATCGCACCAGACATGCGATTATATATTCAAACGGGTGGTTTGTTCAGCATCAAATTGGCCGAAAAGGCACTTGACGAGGCCCGCAACGGATTGTATACCGCCGAAAGTGGTGGCAGTCGTCGGCAGTACGGATTTGGGGATGTTGAGTTATTGCTCGGAGCGGGTATACAATATAAAATCAACCAGAACAACGCTTTCAACCTGGGTATGAGTTATCAGCGAGGTCTAATAAATGTAGCCCGCGACAATAATTTGATCTCTAAAAACCGGGTTGTGTCGCTGGAGTTAGGGTTCAAGTTTTGA
- a CDS encoding gliding motility protein GldB-related protein, with protein MRIHTALAGLFCLLLLASCTKNEDVTLIRFDQQLFAGKSPDQIKTLLNQNPAIAQLYFNANGAGNDTALVHELTNRVNNPALNELNAQVQGEFGDMTDLRSQLAQAFTNIKKDFPDFHSPKVVTVMTGFLGPDLVVTDSLIVIGLDYFAGPKAKYRPQGPEYPQYILRRYAKEYIVPAIVFAISDKFNATNRTDQTMLADMVYYGKGYIFTKTMLPDVGGEPIADSLVIGYSDKQLTQTFNAQDIVWGHFIDNQLLYQTNPAIKQRYLNERPFTAEIGPDCPGAIGRWVGWRIVGRYHDEHTGVSIADLMRNADARQIFEQSGYKGQP; from the coding sequence ATGCGAATACACACAGCCCTCGCGGGGCTTTTTTGCTTACTTTTATTGGCTTCGTGTACTAAAAACGAAGACGTTACGCTTATCCGATTCGATCAGCAACTTTTCGCCGGTAAATCACCCGATCAGATTAAAACATTGCTGAACCAGAATCCGGCTATCGCTCAATTGTACTTTAACGCGAATGGAGCCGGAAATGATACAGCTCTCGTTCATGAATTGACCAACCGGGTCAACAACCCAGCCCTCAATGAACTCAACGCTCAGGTTCAGGGTGAGTTTGGCGATATGACTGATTTACGCAGTCAATTGGCCCAAGCCTTTACAAATATCAAAAAAGACTTTCCTGATTTCCATTCTCCCAAAGTTGTAACCGTCATGACGGGATTTCTTGGGCCAGATCTGGTTGTTACGGATAGCCTGATCGTTATCGGTCTCGACTATTTTGCTGGTCCAAAAGCGAAATATCGCCCACAAGGACCTGAATATCCACAATACATTCTTCGCCGGTATGCGAAAGAATACATTGTTCCCGCCATAGTTTTCGCGATTTCAGACAAATTCAATGCCACGAACCGAACCGACCAGACGATGCTCGCCGATATGGTTTACTATGGCAAAGGTTACATTTTTACGAAAACAATGTTGCCAGATGTTGGTGGCGAACCCATCGCAGATAGTCTCGTTATCGGTTACTCAGACAAACAACTAACGCAAACGTTTAATGCCCAAGATATTGTTTGGGGGCATTTTATTGATAATCAGTTGTTATATCAAACCAATCCGGCCATAAAACAGCGATATTTGAATGAGCGACCTTTTACGGCTGAAATCGGCCCGGATTGCCCCGGCGCTATTGGTCGCTGGGTTGGTTGGCGGATTGTGGGTCGGTACCATGATGAACATACTGGAGTAAGTATTGCGGATTTAATGCGTAATGCCGATGCTCGGCAAATTTTTGAACAATCAGGATATAAAGGACAACCGTAG
- a CDS encoding ABC transporter ATP-binding protein produces the protein MAKRGRSFGEEADKEDKKKFSKEGFKKALNIFRFVKPYRFQYIVGFVFLILSTGTTMSFGLLIGQITSVIQGKSAFTLNQVTLFFVGVLIAQAIFSFFRIYFFSQVSERAMADVRQATYSKIITLPVRFFEQRRVGELTSRISADISQLQDVLTLTVAELFRQVGTLTIGTAIIFYVSWKLTLFMLATFPVIIVAAMFFGRFIRKLSKQAQDLLAEANIIVEETLQSVNVVKAFTNEKLEINRYGTALQRVVGTALRAARFRGVFVSFVIFALFGGIIGVVWFGGSLVMAGEMPFADLLTFIVYTTFIGGSVAGMGDLYAQLQRTIGSSERVLEILEEPSEVNPDEETPLFVPVHGHVQFNDVRFSYPSRPEIPVLKGISFDVAAGRKIALVGQSGAGKSTIVQLLMRYYQIGSGQITVDDRDLAGFNVTELRKNIAVVPQEVMLFGGTIQENIQYGKPGATEAEIREAARKANALQFIDSFPEGLQTIVGERGVKLSGGQRQRIAIARAILKDPAILILDEATSSLDAESERLVQEALDVLMQNRTTIIIAHRLATIRKVDRIYVMREGQIAESGTHDELAIQEDGIYANLVKLQFEITE, from the coding sequence ATGGCAAAACGGGGACGAAGTTTTGGCGAAGAAGCCGACAAGGAGGATAAAAAGAAATTTAGTAAAGAAGGGTTCAAAAAGGCTCTGAACATATTCCGGTTTGTAAAACCCTATCGATTTCAATACATCGTCGGGTTTGTGTTTCTGATCTTATCGACGGGCACAACAATGAGTTTCGGGCTGCTGATCGGTCAGATTACGAGCGTTATTCAGGGGAAATCGGCCTTTACACTGAATCAGGTAACGCTGTTTTTTGTGGGCGTGCTCATTGCTCAGGCTATTTTTTCGTTCTTCCGGATTTACTTTTTCTCGCAGGTAAGCGAGCGGGCTATGGCCGATGTCCGGCAGGCGACGTATAGCAAAATTATTACGCTACCAGTTCGATTTTTTGAGCAACGACGCGTTGGCGAATTAACCAGTCGTATCTCAGCGGATATTTCGCAGTTACAGGATGTACTGACATTGACCGTGGCTGAGCTATTTCGGCAAGTTGGTACGCTAACGATTGGTACGGCCATTATTTTTTACGTTTCCTGGAAGCTAACCTTGTTCATGCTGGCTACTTTCCCCGTTATTATTGTAGCGGCTATGTTCTTTGGTCGGTTCATCCGGAAACTGTCGAAACAAGCGCAGGATTTGCTGGCTGAGGCCAACATAATCGTTGAAGAAACGCTTCAATCGGTGAATGTGGTAAAAGCGTTTACAAACGAAAAACTGGAAATCAATCGCTATGGAACTGCTCTACAACGAGTTGTGGGTACGGCATTACGAGCCGCTAGATTTCGTGGCGTGTTCGTTTCCTTTGTGATTTTCGCACTCTTTGGTGGTATCATCGGCGTGGTGTGGTTTGGTGGTTCGTTGGTTATGGCTGGCGAAATGCCTTTTGCTGATCTGCTCACATTTATAGTCTACACAACATTTATCGGTGGATCTGTGGCGGGTATGGGCGATTTATATGCTCAATTGCAACGGACGATTGGCTCGTCGGAGCGGGTTCTGGAAATTTTGGAAGAGCCTTCGGAAGTAAATCCAGATGAGGAAACACCGCTGTTTGTGCCCGTACATGGACACGTCCAGTTCAACGATGTTCGCTTCTCGTATCCATCACGTCCTGAAATTCCCGTTTTAAAAGGTATTTCGTTTGATGTGGCTGCCGGACGGAAAATTGCGCTAGTTGGTCAGAGTGGTGCCGGAAAATCAACCATCGTTCAATTACTAATGCGCTATTACCAAATTGGTAGTGGTCAGATTACGGTGGATGATCGCGATCTGGCAGGTTTCAACGTAACAGAACTGCGGAAAAACATTGCCGTTGTTCCTCAGGAGGTAATGCTCTTTGGCGGTACTATTCAGGAGAATATTCAGTATGGTAAACCCGGTGCTACAGAAGCTGAAATTCGTGAAGCTGCCCGTAAAGCCAATGCGCTTCAATTTATCGATTCATTTCCCGAAGGTTTACAAACGATTGTTGGCGAACGGGGCGTTAAATTGTCGGGTGGACAACGGCAACGGATTGCTATTGCCCGCGCTATTCTGAAAGATCCTGCCATTTTAATTCTGGATGAAGCCACGAGTTCGCTCGATGCCGAATCGGAACGGTTGGTGCAGGAAGCGTTGGATGTATTGATGCAAAATCGAACAACCATTATTATTGCTCACCGACTGGCTACAATTCGGAAAGTGGATCGGATTTACGTAATGCGCGAGGGTCAGATTGCGGAGTCGGGTACGCACGATGAGTTGGCGATTCAGGAAGACGGCATCTACGCAAATCTGGTTAAATTGCAGTTTGAGATAACAGAGTAA
- a CDS encoding Fur family transcriptional regulator, whose amino-acid sequence MTLAEKTLKDFSLRHTNGREEVLDLFLNAGHALAHSDVENGLGPDHDRVTIYRTLRTFLDKGLLHKVLDDEGGTKYALCRERCADGHHHHDHVHFKCEACGQTTCLDQVSIPSVALPEGYNRKEMNLLIQGVCLDCNK is encoded by the coding sequence ATGACGCTAGCCGAAAAAACCCTGAAAGACTTCAGCCTCCGCCATACAAATGGCCGCGAGGAGGTGCTGGATTTGTTTCTGAACGCCGGTCATGCGCTGGCGCACAGCGATGTAGAAAACGGTCTTGGTCCCGATCACGACCGGGTTACGATTTACCGAACGCTTCGTACCTTTTTAGATAAAGGACTCTTACACAAAGTTCTTGATGATGAAGGAGGAACGAAATATGCGCTTTGCCGCGAGCGCTGCGCCGACGGTCATCATCACCACGATCATGTTCATTTTAAGTGCGAAGCCTGTGGGCAAACGACCTGTTTGGATCAGGTTAGTATCCCTTCAGTAGCGCTTCCTGAAGGCTACAATCGGAAAGAAATGAACCTACTGATTCAGGGCGTTTGCCTGGATTGTAATAAGTAG
- a CDS encoding MutS-related protein gives MTKNRMTPETTFQDRQQRFSKAEQAAQRQHNQLAFWRLVWFIGSVAAVWLLIRLDYQLGAVLVVLAGIVGFLILLKKHQSVRRERDLNHQLVFINQDEAARLKRQYLRPETGDLFGSPTHYYSGDLDVFGKHSLFRLLNRTHTYEGQSRLAAWLKAPSNPDAIRLRQQAVAELKPQLDWRQQLEALATIEETVGRSPDALVKWAMAETTPLPSYLNAVRFLFPAITLGLFIAWLLGYVHGTAVLLGLAVHGLILSQTAAKAKEVSEQTFEISAALRAFQSLIKQAEQVKGDSVRLRAIREALTSKDRSASEAIGLLSRLTEGLNYRRNPYFFLLFGIATLWDVHYLFRLEGWRQQYGPDLSRWFKALGELEALNSLTGFAYAHPTYTTPDIVDDELLLDFTQASHPLLPPDRSVANSLTLSGAGQTILITGSNMSGKSTFLRTVGANVVLALAGAVVSAELFWCSPVRVFTSMRTQDSLEESTSSFYAELKRLQTLIGLTKQTASADQNRSPQDRLPVLYFLDEILKGTNSADRHRGAEALIRQLHQTNASGFVSTHDLELGQLTDADNFVRNFHFQSDLQDGELVFDYKLRNGICESFNASQLMKAIGIEMDAVKK, from the coding sequence ATGACAAAAAATAGAATGACTCCCGAAACCACTTTTCAAGACCGTCAACAACGATTTAGTAAGGCCGAGCAAGCCGCACAACGTCAGCATAATCAACTGGCCTTTTGGCGGCTTGTCTGGTTTATAGGCAGTGTTGCCGCTGTTTGGCTCCTTATTCGGCTCGATTATCAATTAGGTGCTGTACTCGTTGTTTTAGCGGGAATAGTTGGCTTTCTGATATTATTGAAAAAGCACCAGTCTGTTCGACGCGAGCGCGATCTGAACCACCAACTGGTATTTATCAATCAAGACGAAGCTGCCCGGCTAAAACGCCAGTATTTGCGCCCCGAAACCGGCGACCTATTTGGTAGTCCAACGCATTATTACTCGGGAGATCTGGATGTATTTGGGAAGCATTCACTTTTTCGATTGCTTAATCGAACACATACTTACGAAGGACAGAGCCGATTAGCGGCATGGCTCAAGGCTCCTTCTAACCCCGATGCCATTCGACTCCGTCAACAAGCCGTTGCGGAGCTAAAACCTCAACTCGACTGGCGCCAACAACTGGAAGCTCTGGCTACTATAGAAGAAACGGTTGGCCGCTCGCCTGATGCGTTAGTCAAGTGGGCGATGGCGGAAACAACTCCGTTACCGAGCTACCTAAATGCCGTCCGTTTTTTATTCCCAGCCATTACGTTAGGCTTATTTATAGCTTGGTTATTGGGCTATGTACATGGAACGGCCGTGCTATTAGGTTTAGCCGTTCATGGCCTGATACTTAGCCAAACAGCAGCTAAAGCGAAGGAGGTAAGCGAACAAACCTTCGAGATTTCGGCCGCTTTACGGGCATTTCAGTCACTCATTAAGCAAGCCGAACAAGTGAAAGGCGATTCTGTTCGTTTACGGGCTATTCGGGAAGCACTTACATCAAAAGATCGTTCGGCATCTGAAGCGATCGGTCTGCTCAGCCGATTAACAGAAGGGTTAAATTACCGACGGAATCCCTATTTCTTTCTCTTATTTGGAATAGCCACCTTGTGGGATGTTCATTACCTGTTCCGGCTTGAAGGTTGGCGACAGCAGTATGGTCCTGATCTGAGTCGCTGGTTTAAAGCATTGGGTGAACTCGAAGCACTCAATAGTTTAACCGGTTTTGCCTACGCACATCCGACTTACACAACGCCTGATATTGTTGATGATGAGTTGCTGCTGGATTTTACACAGGCATCTCACCCATTACTACCTCCGGATCGTAGTGTGGCTAACTCACTCACCCTGAGTGGTGCTGGCCAAACGATATTGATTACAGGCTCGAACATGTCGGGGAAAAGTACGTTTCTGCGTACGGTTGGTGCCAATGTCGTGCTGGCACTGGCAGGAGCCGTTGTGAGCGCCGAACTATTCTGGTGTTCGCCTGTGCGCGTATTTACAAGCATGCGGACACAGGATTCACTCGAAGAAAGCACATCATCGTTCTACGCCGAATTAAAGCGCTTACAAACACTCATTGGTCTGACAAAGCAAACTGCATCTGCAGATCAAAATCGCTCTCCGCAAGATCGCCTGCCTGTCCTTTATTTTCTGGATGAAATTCTGAAGGGCACAAACTCCGCCGATCGCCACCGCGGGGCCGAAGCCCTCATTCGGCAGTTACATCAAACAAACGCTTCGGGTTTCGTTTCCACGCATGATCTCGAACTGGGGCAACTTACGGATGCTGATAATTTTGTGCGTAATTTTCATTTCCAATCTGACCTACAAGATGGTGAACTGGTATTCGATTACAAGCTTCGGAATGGAATCTGCGAAAGTTTTAATGCCAGCCAATTGATGAAAGCAATTGGTATTGAGATGGATGCAGTTAAGAAATAA
- a CDS encoding 4Fe-4S dicluster domain-containing protein produces MEIIQQILFVVALGATGWYIAKRVRLIAQAIKLGRPENRYDHPDERLKTMLLVAFGQKKMFTNLLVGIMHFVIYAGFLIVNLEVLEIILDGILGTHRLFAPYITPIYPILIDVFELLAVGVLTVCVIFLCRRFIAKVPRFQQERHREMTRWPRTDAAIILTAEILLMIAFLTWNASDSVLRDRGVGHYAELKGIVPDFLISQFLKPLFSGFSDTGLIVYERTAWWLHILGILSFAIYVTYSKHLHIALGFPNVYFSDLQPKGEMQNMPEITKEVQLALGLPVTTEADGSQANDNGDQPPAEIGRFGAKDVQDLKWINLMNAYSCTECGRCTSACPANITGKKLSPRKIMMDTRDRLEEIQDGWKTNGFDYKDDKSLLNDYITAEELNACTTCQACVNACPININPLDIILQLRRYRVMEESDAPASWNAMFSNIENNMAPWKFSPSDRFNWADQVND; encoded by the coding sequence ATGGAAATTATTCAGCAAATTTTATTTGTAGTGGCTTTGGGGGCTACGGGTTGGTACATAGCTAAACGCGTAAGACTCATTGCGCAGGCTATTAAGCTTGGTCGTCCCGAAAACCGCTACGATCATCCCGATGAACGACTGAAAACAATGTTATTAGTCGCTTTTGGACAGAAGAAGATGTTTACCAATCTGTTGGTGGGCATCATGCACTTCGTTATTTACGCTGGTTTTCTGATTGTTAACCTCGAAGTGCTTGAAATTATCCTGGATGGCATTCTCGGAACACATCGACTGTTTGCGCCCTATATCACGCCTATCTATCCAATTTTAATTGATGTTTTTGAACTACTGGCAGTAGGTGTACTGACCGTCTGCGTCATTTTTCTGTGTCGTCGATTTATTGCCAAAGTACCTCGGTTTCAGCAGGAGCGACATCGGGAAATGACCCGCTGGCCGCGAACTGATGCAGCTATTATCCTAACTGCCGAAATTCTGCTCATGATTGCTTTCCTGACCTGGAATGCTTCCGACAGTGTTCTCCGCGATCGGGGCGTTGGGCACTATGCCGAACTGAAAGGTATTGTTCCCGACTTTTTGATCAGTCAATTTTTGAAACCTCTTTTTTCGGGCTTTAGTGATACTGGTTTGATCGTTTATGAACGTACAGCCTGGTGGTTGCATATTTTGGGTATTCTTTCTTTTGCCATTTACGTCACCTATTCGAAACACCTTCACATTGCGCTCGGCTTCCCGAATGTCTATTTCTCAGATCTTCAGCCAAAAGGAGAGATGCAGAACATGCCTGAAATCACGAAAGAGGTGCAACTCGCGCTTGGCCTTCCTGTTACAACGGAAGCAGACGGCTCTCAGGCTAATGATAATGGTGACCAGCCCCCAGCAGAAATTGGGCGTTTTGGGGCTAAGGATGTTCAGGACTTGAAGTGGATCAACCTGATGAACGCTTATAGTTGTACCGAATGCGGGCGCTGTACATCGGCTTGTCCGGCCAATATTACCGGGAAGAAGCTGTCTCCTCGTAAAATCATGATGGACACTCGCGATCGGCTTGAAGAAATTCAAGATGGCTGGAAAACGAACGGGTTTGATTACAAGGATGATAAGTCCTTATTGAACGATTACATCACCGCCGAAGAACTTAATGCCTGTACAACCTGTCAGGCTTGCGTTAATGCGTGCCCGATCAATATAAATCCGTTAGATATTATTCTTCAATTGCGTCGGTATCGGGTTATGGAAGAGTCAGACGCGCCCGCTTCATGGAATGCGATGTTTAGTAATATCGAAAATAACATGGCTCCCTGGAAATTCTCGCCAAGCGACCGTTTCAATTGGGCTGATCAAGTGAATGACTAA
- a CDS encoding (Fe-S)-binding protein, with amino-acid sequence MSTTEKTYKVPTMADMAASGEEPEILFWVGCAGSFDDRYKRVTIAFVRILNHVGIKFAVLGPEEACTGDPARRAGNEFLFQMQAMSNIQVLNGYNVKKIVTACPHCFNTLKNEYPELGGNYEVIHHSQFLQGLINEGRVKVKDGQPFKGRRITFHDSCYLGRANKVYEAPRDVLAALDADLVEMKRVRANGLCCGAGGGQYFKEPEPGKKDVNVERVEEALSTGADTIAVACPFCMTMMSDGVKNKNREDSVRVFDISELIAQGQGL; translated from the coding sequence ATGTCTACGACTGAAAAAACATACAAAGTGCCAACGATGGCCGATATGGCAGCATCGGGCGAAGAACCGGAAATTCTGTTTTGGGTTGGTTGCGCAGGTTCATTCGATGATCGTTACAAACGGGTGACTATTGCCTTCGTCCGTATTCTGAATCATGTTGGCATTAAGTTCGCCGTGTTGGGGCCAGAAGAAGCCTGTACGGGCGATCCGGCGCGTCGGGCAGGGAACGAGTTTTTGTTTCAAATGCAGGCGATGTCGAATATTCAGGTATTGAATGGCTATAATGTCAAGAAAATAGTGACAGCCTGTCCGCATTGCTTCAATACGCTTAAAAATGAGTATCCAGAACTGGGTGGTAATTACGAAGTGATTCACCACTCCCAATTTTTACAAGGTCTCATCAATGAAGGACGCGTGAAGGTGAAAGATGGCCAGCCATTTAAGGGTCGCCGGATAACTTTTCATGATTCATGCTACCTAGGTCGGGCCAATAAGGTGTACGAAGCACCACGTGACGTTTTGGCGGCACTGGATGCCGATTTAGTCGAAATGAAGCGCGTACGGGCCAATGGTTTATGCTGCGGAGCGGGTGGTGGTCAATATTTCAAAGAGCCAGAACCTGGCAAGAAGGATGTGAACGTCGAGCGCGTTGAGGAAGCGCTTAGCACGGGGGCCGATACTATTGCCGTAGCCTGCCCGTTTTGTATGACTATGATGTCGGATGGCGTTAAGAATAAGAATCGCGAAGATTCTGTTCGTGTATTCGACATCTCGGAACTCATCGCCCAAGGACAAGGGCTTTAA